The Prionailurus bengalensis isolate Pbe53 chromosome C2, Fcat_Pben_1.1_paternal_pri, whole genome shotgun sequence DNA segment cctaaatgtaaaatgtgaacGTTTTAAACttgcagaagaaaacacaggagaacaTTGTGACCGTGTGTTGGGCGGAGTTCTTAGGTTTAATACCAAAGGCATGgtctgaaaaagaaggaaattgataAGTTGGACTTTACCCATATTAACTCTGATTGCTCCTCAAAAAAGCCGGTAAGAGATACACAACATACAGATCCGTGTCCATCGACCGTGTGCGTGACCAGTAGGGCTTCCGGTCAACAGCAGGCAAGAAACAGTTAAGGTCttggggagtcaaagttatacaCAAATGTTTGACGGTAACTCCCGTGTTAGCCGGAGGTCCACCGTATGCATCCGCGGTGCTTAAAGGACTCTCAAAATTCAATGTCAAGAAAGCCTACAGAAGGGAGGGGCCTGAACCCTTGCAGAAATACCAAAAAGACGcatggatggcaaataaacactTGACACCGTTAGTCATCAGGGCAATGCAGAGGCAAATACAGGAAGATACCCCTGCTCACCGATTAGAATGGCTACTGTTTAACAGAAAGCCGGCAGCCTCAAGTGCTGGCAATGATACACGGCGACTAGAGCTCTACTAGAACTCTCCGTgctgttggggagggagggaacgcAAAAAGGCACAGCCACGGTGCAAAACAGTTTggctgctatttatttatttatttagagagcacgtgcacaagcaggggaggggcagagagagagggagggagagaagcccaagcaggctcggtgctatCAGCACAGGGTCCGAGGCAGGGCTTGGAGccacgaactgttgagatcatgacctgagccgagatcgagagatgcgtaaccacccaggcgccctgcagttTGGTGGTTTTTTATCACGTTAAACAGGCTCTTGTCCTGTGACCCAGCGACGCCACTCCTAGGTGCTTACCCTGGAGAAATAAAGACTCGCTGCATTGCAAAAACCTGCACACGATGTTTGTGGCAGCATGTTCATAACCCTCAAAAGCAGGAAGCAATGAAAATGTCCTTCAccgggagcgcctgggtggctcagtcggttaagcggccgagttcggctcaggccatgatctcgcggtccgtgagttcgagccccgcgtcgggctctgtgctgacagctcagagcctcgagcctgtttcagcttctgtgtctccctctctctgacccttccccgttcatgctctgtctctccctgtctcaaaaataaataaaacgttaaaaaaaaatttttttttaaaagaagaaaaaaaaaagaaaatgtccttcACCCGTCGACGGAATAATCAAGTTGTGGTACGTCCATACAGTGGAGTCCACTCAGCAGTAAAGAGAAGAGAACTGTCAGTTCACGACATGCGTGAAGCCCAGTGCATTCTGctcaatgaaagaagccagacccgaAAGGCTGCACACTGTATGCATAGAACATTCTAGAAGAGGCACAACTGTAGTGACTGAGAGTCAGTGGTGGCAGGGGTTTGGGATGGGGAACACAAGGGGCTTCCGCATGGTGCCGCCACAGAACGAGTGAAACGTAGAGGGACGCGGGGTGGGACAGCGAACAGTTGCTCTATAGATTCTGTAAGGCCAAGCGGCCAAAATTCTTCCCCCTGAAGACGTCGAGGACTGCAATCTgctctttgctgattttttttcttttttgctcttgATTATTTGTTATGTTCTGCTTCCCTTTGTTTCTGCACCGAGTTTTGCTGGCCCACGGAGTCCCGGCTGCGTTCATAGACGGTGCGTGAGTAGCAGGGTCTCGGAGCAGCCGCGAACCTTCCCGTCCCGTGCACCAGAGGGCTCGGTGCTGCCGCGTAATCGATCCCATCTCCCTCCAGCTTTGCAGATGTGGTTCCAGGTCTTTAGGCATCTCGGTTCGCTGAGTGGCTTCCAATCACTTCCGATCTCTCTGGAAGCTTCCAGGATGCTTCTTTAGGTTTGGTGTAAGACAACTCACCAGTGTGTCCCGACGTGCAGCATTCTCTGTGTATCTCATCCCACGTTTGGTCAGATTCCACCTCCGAAGACCACATCTCCCTCTGTCTGAGAAATGTTGCCTTTTGTCAATCGGTCTTCCTGGAAAGCTTCGTCTGATGAACGTTGGATGCTGTGCACATCATTTCTCTTAGGTTTTGCACAGTCCATCTCTGTCGTTCTGCGCTGAGACACTCTGTCCCCTTCCCGTTCGCTCCTGACTGCCTGGCCTCCACTCAGCACTCGGTGTGCGGACGTCCTGCAGCCAATGGGCAGACCTGTCCCGGCGTTCCGGTCCTTCTGCTCGCTGACCCGGGGATGCACGGTGCTCACCTGGACCGCCGCAAACCCCCGGGCATCAGGGCGCACACTGGGCAGTGAGCAGGCGGCATGCCCGCAGGGCTCCAGGACTCTAGAGTTTTCCTGTGGTGTTTGCTTAGAGAACCAAAAGTAGTCAGGGCCAACCCAGTCCTTAACCATGACAGGCATTTTCCAAGCAGCAAACTCTTTAGTGTAAATAAACCAGAAGTAATAAACACTCTCAGGACTCAGTCAAAACACCAACAAGGAAAGGGAAGTCTTGGTGACAACACACAGCTGGGAGGTATAAAAGCCGACAGACAGCTGGAGCtcctcacacactcacacacacacacacacacacacacacacactcacacacactccctcctGCAGCTACACCGCCCCCACCATGGCCGCGTCCACCCTGTCCGTCTGCTCCAGCGACCTGAGCTATGGCAGCCGCGTCTGCCTGCCCGGATCCTCGGACTCCTGCCCCGACTCCTCCTGGCAGGTGGACGACTGCCCAGAGAGCTGCTGCGAGCCCCCGTGCTGTGCCCCGGCCCCCTGCCTGACCCTCCTgtgcggcccctcctccccctgccagggaGACTGCTGCACCCCTGTGTGCTGCAAGCCCgtctgctgcacccctgtctgctgcaagcccgtctgctgcacccctgtctgctgcaagcccgtgtgctgcacccctgtctgctgTGAGGACTCCCCCTGCACAACCTCTTCATGCTGCCAGCCGTCCTGCtgcacctcctccccctgccagggagactgctgcacccctgtgtgctgcaagcccgtgtgctgcacccctgtctgctgcaagcctgtctgctgcacccctgtctgctgcaAACCTGTCTGCTGCACCCCTGTGTGCTGCGAGGACTCCCCCTGCTCAGCCCCttcctgctgccagcccagcccctgctgcagaCCCTCCTCCTGCGTGTCCCTGCTCTGCCGCCCCGTGTGCAGGCCCAcctgctgcacccctgtctgctgcaagcccgtctgctgcacccctgtctgctgcaAGCCTGTCTGCTGCACCCCTGTGTGCTGTGAGGATtccccctgctcagccccctcctgctgccagcccagcccctcctgcaGACCCTCCTCCAGTGTATCCCTGCTCTGCCACCCCGTGTGCCCCCGCCCTGCCTGCTGCGTCCCCGCCTCAGGCCAGTCCTGCTGCTGATGGGCATGTCCCCCCAGCGCCAGCTGGGCTCAGGTCCCACCTGGTGACTGTGGTCCTCCCGGCCACCCCTCAGTCAGTCCTACCTGTGTTAGGTGGCTGCCCCCACCCAGGACGGGGTCCCCCATGTGTCCACTCTCCTGACCTGACCTTGACCTCCTGCCTCCCAGGAACGCTAACCCCGTGGCTTCCCAGGGTTTCTGCTCCCAGGAGGCACCTGCACCTGTTCTGGGTCacctgtccttccctccccctttctctgcttggGTCACTTGGCTTTGACTCCTAACCTGTCAGCACCTCTTCAGGAAGCCCAATAAACTCACTTCACTGGccgatttgttttcctttcatctgACCTTCATGGGGGTGCGGGGACCCCAGGGTTTTGCCCAGACACGGTCTCCTCCAGCCACGAACATTTCTAGGAACGAGGGACTGAGCAGTCCCAGAGGCAGGCCTACCTCGTGTGGGCAGGGCCACGGGTGGGACTCACGCCCTGGCCCAGGAAGCTCCATGCTGCTGGGCCCAGTGCCCAAAGGCAGAACAGGGGGATGTGGGGATTCGGTCCCAGCAGGTGCCATAGCTGCGAGGTCAGTGCTCCTTCCCGGCCACCTGCCCACGTCCCAACCGTCACCATGTGAGGATTCTGTCCTGACTTAGTGGGTTTGGCTTCCACGCctcacccccactccctcccctgtGGAAGGTAAGTGCAGGCGGGGCATCCCACCGTGGAAACTAACGGGGCCACGCGTGTCCCTCAGCACACAGGCCACATAACCCAGGCCACGCTAAGTGTATTTTACTGGCTTAGGTGTTAAGTTAAATACGAGGGCCAGGGAGGCTTTAATTTCTTCAGCGGAACAGTTGCACGGGTTTGGTCACAGTGCCCCTGGCCGAGGCTCGCTGCAGAAACCACAGTGCAGAGTTTCCCCGGGCCCTGGCGCCCGGCCGGTCACTTTCATGCGGTGGCCCCGTTCCCTGTGTTAGGCTGGGAAGCAGTAGACCCTAAGCCGCAACGACGGAAAATCAAGGATGCGTCTACCGCGTGCGGCTGGCCTTAGCGTTCCGTGTCCATTTCAGCGCAGCCATCCCGCTGTCCTTGTGCAGACTCTTCCGTCTTCCCCGACCGGCCCCCTTCCCCGCCTCCCCAGGCCTGGCGCCCCCGTTCCAGGCTCCGCCCCTGAACGTGACTGGACTAGGTCTCTCACAGAAGTGGGCCGCGCGGTATTTGTCCTTGGTGATGGCTTACTTCACTCAGCGTGACGTCCCCCGGGTGCGTGCGTGTGGACGCTGAAGCCTCTTTGTAAGGCTGGGTGACATTCACTGTATGGCTAGAGCACATCTCACCGCACTTACCTTTGCGGACGTGGGTGCCTCTCTCGGGGACCCTGCTGTCAGTCCTGTCGGGCGTCGGAGGTGGGCTTGCGGGGACACGTAACAGTCCTATACTAACTTTTCCGGGGACCACGGGCTGTGTTCTAGAACAGCTATGCCGTTTGGCAATCCCACCACCGGGGCGGACGGCTTCCgatctctccacatcctcagcggCACTAGTTTCTGGTTTTCTGATAGCGGCCATCCTGACAGGTTGGAGCAGGGATCTGGTGGATCACAGACCTTGGTCACCGCAGTAGGCCCTGCCCTGGGAGCCCTGTCCTCCCGCCAcacctcccctcccacacctccccTGCCTATCCTCCCTCACCCATCCTGCCTCCCACGCCCCGCCCTCCCCTgcccgtccccccccccacctgtcaATGCCTCCCCTGCCCGGCCCTCCCCTGTCCCAccctctcctgccccaccctcacctgccccgccctcctcccctgagccctcccccaccctcacctgccccgccctgcctcacctgccccctcccctgtcccgcCTGCCAGCCCCCCTCCTGTGCACTATtctcccctgccccgccctcccctgtcctcctcccctgccccaccctctcctctccccctcccctatcCCGCCCTGCactgccccgccctcccctgccccgccctcaCCTGCCCCGTCCCCTGCCCCGCCCTCTCTTGCAGAAGAACGAATACCTGTTCACTGTGGTGACGGAGGAGTCTGACGGGCTGTTGCTGGGTCTGCGGTACTCGCCCACCAGGCTGCACTTCCTGTTCCTCAGCCAGGACGCGGCGGGGGCCTGGCAAACCCGCGTGACCTTCCTCAGTCCCGCTCTGATGGACAACCAATGGCACACGCTGGTCTTGGCCGTGTCCGAAGGATCCTTTTCCCTCACCGCGGACTGCGGCGTCCCCGCGGACATGTAGGTAGCGGGGCGCCCGGGGAGGGCCGGGTGCTGCCGGACACGGCGGGTCCAGGGCCGCGGGGCGGGCCGGCTGGCCGGGTGCTGCGGGCACCGTGCGCCCTGGGCTCGTGCCCGTGGGCAAACAATCTTTAGGGACCATCCCCTGAAGCGGGAGCTTCATCAGCAGGGTCGGCCACCAAACCCGTCCTCCAGAGCGGCCGCAGTGGGTGGGGGCGAGTGCAGGCGCCCAGGCCGGGTAGGTTGGACttggctggggggcggggggggggggactgtgcCTTGCAGAGCGGGGTCACCATCAGGAAACACGCAGAGGAAGGTCACAGAGAGCTCAGGCACCAGAGCCAAACTGAACCTGCAGCCTGACTGGGCCTTGTGATTTTCAACACATCGTTTGGCCTAAGACCCGGTTTGCCCGTCGGGACGAGTGAATAGTCACTCTGACCCCAAATAAACACGCAGAGTAGCCCTTCTGGCAGCTTCGGCACAGCCCCAGGCACCAGCAGCCTGAGTTCCCTCCCTGCCCTCGCCATCGCCTGGTCACTAGGCTGGACCAGGGAGCGTCGGTCCCCATAGTCCCACCGGCTTGTGACGACCATCCTGGCTCAGTGGGGCTGGTGACTCTCTTAAATCACAAATTGTCCGGTTTACATTAAAATCCATCATTATTCCAGATACTCCTTTCAGAGGTAGAATCTCACTGTGCTCTGTTACTATGAAACttattccataataaaaagaGTCTTTGCCATTCGGACACTTTGTTTAAACCCGTCTCTACCACAAGGGCTCCTTCTGCTCCCAAGCGCGTCAGGGCCTTTACCAGGGTGATGACGGTGGGGACCCAGCAGTGGGAGCAGCTCtgtgatggggaggggagggggccaaggaaggggagggaaggagccgCGGCTACAGCCAGTGGCAGCCAAGGAGGACTCCGGGGCCTGGGGGTCTGGCATCACAGGCCTCGTGGGCACCACGGAGGGCGCGCTGTGATCAGAGCACGGGGGATTCTGGGACGGCGCTCAGAAAGTGGCCTCACCACGGCCAGCTGCAGCCCGATGCAGGCCTGGAAGGAGCAGGTTCTTACAGGGGGAGATGCCTGGCTCATCCACCCCTGAGGCTCCAGTCAGGCCCTCCCCTCCAGCAGGCACCcaccttctcccccaccctcggGGTGCAGCGTCCACTTCTGCGTCAAGACCCAGCTCTGGCCACATCTGCCAACGCCTCCCAGGCCATCAGCGAGGACCCTTCCCACCCGGACACCATCTGTTTCCCCATAGACGTGGTGGAGGGTGGGCAGGCTGGGGACTCAGTGCCGCTGGGAGCCACTAGAGTTTCCAGAGAGATGGGAGAACCCCTGAACGGACACCTCTGTGGCCACGCTTTTGCAGAAGACTCTTGTCCTGGGGAAAAGAGCGCTCCTCAAATTCACGTCCACCAGAACCCTGCAATGCAAACTTGCTTAGAGACAGAGTCTTTGCAGGTGTAATCAAGTTAAGTTGAGGTCATGACTGCAGTCGGGCGGGCCCTGACCCAGAgcctggtgtccttataaggagaggCACAGacaaggccatgtgaagacaggcaGAGGGGGTGACGTAGCTACAAGCCAGGGAATACCAGAAAGCCCAGAGCCGGatgagcctccagagggagcggGACCCTGCAACGCCCTGACGTCAGactcccggcctccagaactgtggatAATCTGCCACCTAAGCCCCCAGTATGGGGTGTTCATTACAGCCACCCTGGGAAACTGATACCCCCGTGCACTGCTTCCCCTGTCCTTTTCTGCATAAATGGGCTGTGACGCTGCTCTCCCATGGCCCTAAAGCCACCCTCAAATGTTTTCAGAATGGCTGACGTGCCCTTCCCGGCCACCCTCTCGGTGCGAGGAGCCCGATTCTTCATCGGCAGCCGGAAGAGGACCAAAGGCCTGTTCACGGTAAGCACGGGAGGGGCTGCCTGTCTGGCCTCCCAACAGCAGTGCTCACAGAGGGGCCGTCACTACAGGCCCCGTGTCCTCACACTCTCATCCGACAGATCGGTGTGTGCCGCACGGGAGCAGGGAGCCCTGGGgtacatggggctccacacttgCGAGGCACAATTTACCACAGGGCCTTTTCACTCGCCGTTCCCTCTTCCTGGCACACTCATCCCCACTGTCACCACAGATCACACCCTGTACCCTCAGGACCTCGCCCCATGTCATCCTCCTTGGAGACCTTCCCCTACCACTTGGAGAAGATGAGCCTTGTACCCAACCCCTTCTCCTGATTGTCTTTCCTCCATAGCCCTGACCACTCTCAGACCAGCTGTGTGTTTGCTCATTGGCTGTCTCTCCCATAGAGGGCAGGTGAGGGACCCTGTTCCATACTGTGTCCAGTTTCTAGACCCATGCGTGATATATAATAGGTGCTTGGTGAATATTTGTGGATGGCatgtttggatggatggatggacagatggataacTGTATGGGTGGTGGGTGGacatatggatggatggatcagtgatggacagatagatgggtGAACATAAGGCTGAGTGACagatgggtagatagatggatgagtgattgatggacatatgggtgaatggatgggtggatggggggatggatggatggatggatggataggtggatggatggttggatggatgggtgatggatggacatatgggtgaatggataggtgaatggatgggtggatggatgggtgatggatggacatatgggtgaatggatgggggatggatggatggatgggtggatagatggatggatgggtggatggatgggggatggatggatggatgggtgggtggatagatggatggatgggtggatggatgggtgatggagatatgggtgaatggatgagtggatggatggatgggtggatggatgggtgatggatggacatatgggtgaatggatggggggatggatggatggatgggtgggtggatagatggatggatgggtgggtggatggaagggtggatggatggttggctggatggatgggtgatggatggacatatgggtgaatggatgggggatggatggatggatgggtggatagatggatggatgggtggatggatgggggatggatggatggatgggtgggtggatagatggatggatgggtggatggatgggtgatggatggagatatgggtgaatggatgagtggatggatggatgggtggatggatgggtgatggatggacatatgggtgaatggatggggggatggatggatggatgggtggacagatggatggatgggtggatggatgggtgatggatggacatatgggtgaatggatgagtggatggatggatgggtggatggatgggtgatggatggacatatgggtgaatggatgagtggatggatggatgggtggatggatgggtgatggatggacatatgggtgaatggatggggggatggatggatggatgggtgggtgggtggatggatagatgggtgggtggatggaagggtggatggatggttagctggatggatgggtgatggatggacatatgggtgaatggatgggggatggatggatggatgggtggatagatggatggatgggtggatggatgggtgatggatggacatatgggtgaatggatgagtggatggatggatgggtggatggatgggtgatggatggacatatgggtgaatggatgggtggatgggggatggatggatggatggatggatggataagtggatggatgggtggatggatggatgatggatggacatatgggtgaatggatgggtggatgggtggatgggtggatgggtggatggatggatggatggacagatgggtgatggatggacatatgggtgaatggatggggggatggggggatggatggatgggtgggtgggtggatggatggatgggtgggtggatggaagggttgatggctggctggctggatggatgggtgatggatggacatatgggtgaatggatgggggattgatggatgggtggggggatgggggatggatggatgggtgatggatggacagacagatggacagatggatggatgaacaatGCAGCCCAGTCACTCTAGGCTGGTTCACAGGAAAAACCCCTTCCATGGCTGTTGCCTTAGAATGGTGTAGAATTATCCACCATTGCTCCCAGTGCTCCCCACACTCCCAACCTATTAGCAGATTCTTGTCACCTGGCTCTTGAGGTGGCCAGACCCTCAGTCCTCATTCTCACCCCTCCACCAGGGTCTGGCCAGGCTGAGCCCAGGGGTGGGTCCAAGCACTCTCTAGCAACGATGTTCTGAGCatgctctccgtctctctgcaGGGCCTGGTGAGGCAGCTGGTCTTACTGCCTGGCTCGGATGCCACCCCAAGGCTCTGTCCCTGCAGGAGTCCCGAGCTGGCTGTGCTGTCCATCCCCCCAGTCCTGCAGGGCCCCCCG contains these protein-coding regions:
- the LOC122491088 gene encoding keratin-associated protein 10-11-like isoform X1 → MASQGTRHTFALTHTPTPTPTPTPSSSPTAPAMAASTLSVCSSDLSYGSRVCLPGASDSCPDSSWQVDDCPESCCEPPCCAPAPCLTLLCGPSSPCQGDCCTPACCKPVCCTPVCCKPVCCTPVCCEDSPCSAPSCCQPSPCCRPSSCVSLLCRPVCRPACCTPVCCQDSPCTTSSCCQPSCCTSSPCQGDCCTPVCCKPVCCTPVCCKPVCCTPVCCKPVCCTPVCCEDSPCTTSSCCQPSCCTSSPCQGDCCTPVCCKPVCCTPVCCKPVCCTPVCCKPVCCTPVCCEDSPCSAPSCCQPSPCCRPSSCVSLLCRPVCRPTCCTPVCCKPVCCTPVCCKPVCCTPVCCEDSPCSAPSCCQPSPSCRPSSSVSLLCHPVCPRPACCVPASGQSCC